In one Bacillus sp. Marseille-P3661 genomic region, the following are encoded:
- a CDS encoding EAL domain-containing protein, whose translation MEDIFHIYKEALLQFHQGLVIIDESERVQFVNTAFLNMGGYIEGELINKKITSFIEQTDQSLNWHGEIPLKTKNGVCTKWIKTLVLKQGGGDRSFSMLLFSDIEEKELDALTKLPNRFSLHQQLDQVLDKSRERDLVFAVLFLDLDRFKFVNDTLGHSYGDLLLQQAAARIQDCLGNRHLLARMGGDEFICILEDLNNEDAAESIAKNIIAAFSKPFNLHHIEIHITTSIGISLYPYDGDCADALITNADSAMYRAKKSGRNQYEMAKVEVNAGAYERLLIENHLRNALDNEELYLDFQPQLDLKKDKIIGFEALLRWNHPDLGVIPPSEFIPIAEETGLILSIGDWVLKNACLQMKQCEKAGFTSLRISVNLSAQQFMQKNLVQKIRAVLLETEMNPHLLELEITEGMIIHDTDSAILVLQQLRDLGVQISIDDFGTGYSSLNYLKNLPVNTLKIDRSFIFDIDINPSSKALTTAIATLAHDLKLNVIAEGVETYKQLSFVKKSACDAIQGYYFSKPLHSDVVIEFLNKSKMVVQKNA comes from the coding sequence ATGGAAGACATCTTTCATATTTACAAAGAGGCATTGCTACAATTCCATCAGGGACTTGTTATTATTGATGAGAGTGAAAGAGTTCAATTTGTAAATACTGCATTTTTAAACATGGGTGGCTATATCGAAGGGGAGCTTATAAATAAAAAGATAACATCTTTTATTGAACAAACAGATCAATCATTAAATTGGCATGGGGAAATACCGCTCAAAACGAAGAATGGCGTATGTACAAAATGGATAAAAACATTAGTATTGAAACAGGGGGGGGGAGATAGATCCTTTTCTATGCTATTGTTCTCGGATATTGAAGAAAAGGAGTTGGATGCGTTAACGAAACTGCCTAATCGCTTTTCATTGCATCAACAATTAGATCAGGTTCTTGATAAGTCTCGAGAAAGAGATTTAGTTTTTGCGGTTCTATTTTTGGATCTTGACCGCTTTAAGTTTGTAAACGATACGCTAGGTCACAGTTATGGTGATTTATTGTTGCAACAGGCAGCTGCTAGAATTCAAGATTGTCTTGGTAATCGCCATTTACTTGCTAGGATGGGTGGGGATGAATTTATTTGCATACTTGAAGACTTGAATAATGAGGACGCGGCAGAAAGTATTGCAAAAAATATCATAGCAGCATTCTCGAAACCTTTTAATTTACACCATATTGAAATTCATATCACAACTAGTATCGGCATTAGCTTGTACCCATATGATGGCGATTGTGCCGATGCACTTATTACGAATGCAGATTCTGCAATGTATCGGGCTAAAAAAAGCGGTAGGAATCAATATGAGATGGCCAAAGTTGAAGTAAATGCTGGGGCATATGAACGGCTGCTGATTGAAAACCACTTGCGTAATGCTTTAGATAATGAAGAATTATATCTTGATTTTCAGCCGCAGCTTGATTTGAAAAAAGATAAAATCATTGGATTTGAGGCTCTATTAAGATGGAACCATCCTGATTTAGGTGTGATTCCACCTTCAGAATTTATTCCAATTGCTGAAGAAACGGGTCTTATTCTTTCAATTGGTGATTGGGTGCTAAAAAATGCTTGTTTGCAAATGAAACAATGTGAAAAAGCAGGATTTACATCACTGAGGATTTCGGTAAATTTATCTGCACAACAATTTATGCAAAAGAATTTAGTTCAAAAAATTCGAGCAGTTCTTTTGGAAACTGAAATGAATCCCCACTTGTTAGAACTTGAGATTACAGAAGGTATGATCATTCACGATACAGATTCAGCAATTCTAGTCCTTCAACAGCTCAGAGATTTAGGTGTGCAAATTTCTATAGATGATTTTGGAACTGGCTATTCTTCTTTGAATTACTTAAAAAACCTTCCTGTTAATACATTGAAAATTGATCGATCATTTATATTTGATATTGATATCAATCCTAGTAGTAAGGCGCTGACTACTGCAATCGCAACGTTAGCACATGATCTCAAATTGAATGTGATTGCGGAGGGAGTCGAGACGTACAAACAATTATCTTTTGTAAAGAAGTCCGCATGTGATGCGATTCAAGGCTATTATTTTAGTAAACCATTACACTCTGATGTTGTTATTGAATTCTTAAATAAAAGTAAAATGGTGGTGCAAAAAAATGCTTAA
- a CDS encoding V4R domain-containing protein — MNLFTFDDMKKIKRNSLGEFVPLELFRSVRLIGMYQGLPLKGKNTTLTVGRKIGESMNVSSIEEILELFEGLKIGIPKIIDKRENELHLAIEDCFCEGLPVHEGNLVCDLEGAILEGALSTIYDGKIHVREVKCNVNGDQDCEYKIKFM, encoded by the coding sequence ATGAATTTATTTACATTTGACGATATGAAAAAAATCAAACGAAATTCTTTAGGAGAATTTGTTCCTCTTGAGCTTTTTAGATCAGTCCGTTTAATTGGTATGTACCAAGGTTTACCCTTGAAAGGAAAAAACACTACCTTGACTGTTGGTCGAAAAATAGGTGAAAGCATGAATGTATCTTCAATCGAAGAAATTCTTGAATTATTTGAAGGCTTAAAAATAGGAATTCCAAAAATTATTGATAAAAGGGAAAATGAACTTCATTTAGCAATAGAAGATTGTTTTTGCGAAGGACTTCCTGTACATGAAGGGAATTTAGTTTGTGATTTGGAAGGAGCAATACTAGAAGGTGCACTGTCGACTATATATGACGGGAAAATACATGTTCGGGAAGTTAAATGTAATGTAAATGGTGATCAGGATTGTGAATATAAAATTAAATTTATGTAA
- a CDS encoding cupin domain-containing protein has product MKKQNINDYLDFSSEKFTKRIIFKEEESTVFVLNFEPGQSLPSHKHPGTNVYLLVLLGEGTFIINGENIPAKKDEVIVCNGDEDFAFNNDSSSKVSLYVMLNKIPDDRYAQNI; this is encoded by the coding sequence ATGAAAAAACAAAATATAAATGATTATCTTGATTTTAGTAGTGAGAAATTCACGAAACGGATCATTTTCAAAGAAGAGGAAAGCACTGTCTTTGTTCTTAATTTTGAGCCTGGGCAATCCTTACCTTCTCATAAACATCCTGGAACAAATGTTTACTTACTAGTTCTATTAGGTGAAGGAACATTTATTATAAATGGTGAAAATATCCCTGCTAAAAAAGATGAAGTAATTGTATGTAACGGAGATGAAGACTTTGCATTTAATAATGATAGCTCATCAAAGGTTAGTTTATATGTCATGTTAAATAAGATTCCAGATGATAGATACGCCCAAAACATTTAA
- a CDS encoding RrF2 family transcriptional regulator: MRLTTYSDYALRVLIYLATQKDESLANIKEIADVYNISKNHLMKIIYHLGKMGYIETVRGRNGGIRLAKAPADINIGEIIRKTEENFYIVECFEHHNNKCVISDACSLKSIFNEALESFLGVLDRYHLEDIVNNQVMIKQFFVSNKSIEKS; encoded by the coding sequence ATGAGATTAACAACATATTCCGACTATGCATTACGTGTACTAATTTATTTGGCTACTCAAAAGGATGAAAGTCTTGCTAATATTAAAGAAATTGCTGATGTTTATAATATTTCAAAGAATCATCTAATGAAAATCATCTATCATTTAGGTAAAATGGGATATATTGAAACAGTTCGTGGCAGGAACGGAGGAATCCGGTTGGCTAAAGCACCGGCAGATATAAATATTGGAGAGATTATTAGAAAAACTGAAGAAAACTTTTACATTGTTGAGTGCTTTGAACATCATAATAATAAATGTGTGATTTCAGATGCATGCTCTTTAAAAAGTATTTTTAATGAAGCGCTTGAAAGTTTTTTGGGAGTTCTAGATCGCTACCATTTGGAGGATATTGTAAATAATCAGGTGATGATTAAACAGTTTTTTGTCTCAAATAAAAGTATTGAAAAAAGCTAG